A window of the Henckelia pumila isolate YLH828 chromosome 3, ASM3356847v2, whole genome shotgun sequence genome harbors these coding sequences:
- the LOC140887834 gene encoding uncharacterized protein At1g65710 encodes MGSCLSKKSVCVSSSSSSSVAHSNQPERVKSNTQFEKSKAEEETVKKEIFIIKHRKSQDRSLQSEVEGKRDAEKGEELGENSRSVSGNSGSANGVEIIAGGGGGVRTSSCTKEELDAILIQCGRLSRSSSTGKAVSVSESCGKKYSGSKRSFDFDTESGGLEGNGASVDGDERDGVAGPGSEGRRHHRNRSRQPSGRRRTPSRERERRVSRSPGRRSESPAPTGGPSSCPAISGSKPAKMVSVPATDKSGNGCAAEPDLAMAVKRIQVKRNACGDGAVASRTASSPRTQSPARTKASNENQNVNTGQVQQPLPLSRSNSRKAEISPYRRNPLGEIDTNIIPQTPQRKQNADNQTNSNCKTKNETQVNVISSATEGHQPFQSVIRSRSSRLSRELDINPETLSNPVVTSYTSLLLEDIQNFHQKNAPPVAFSLPPCVTKACSILEAVADLNSTTSSTFSSTFSEDRQKNPASERFGKTNETNKPISRGSPLMESEVMVNDDLMDPTFHKYVTVGRGAVDVDEFDEQESSGSNSFMGGQQNWISPSSWEPNSVDSTDRCASSRSVKRQHEARHVASDSGKGTSSKKREFDNQRPGIGRGRIGSRGAQKAAAAAAT; translated from the exons ATGGGTAGTTGTTTAAGCAAGAAAAGCGTTTGTgtttcatcatcttcttcttcctctgttgCGCATTCAAACCAACCTGAAAGGGTCAAATCTAATACCCAGTTTGAGAAGAGCAAGGCAGAAGAAGAAACGGTGAAGAAAGAAATATTCATCATCAAACATAGGAAAAGCCAGGATAGATCTTTGCAGAGTGAGGTAGAAGGGAAGCGAGATGCAGAGAAAGGTGAAGAATTGGGCGAGAATTCTCGTAGTGTGAGTGGCAATTCTGGTTCCGCTAATGGAGTTGAGATTATTGCTGGAGGAGGAGGAGGGGTGAGGACTTCCAGTTGTACGAAGGAGGAACTGGACGCCATTTTGATACAGTGCGGCAGGCTCAGTCGGAGCTCTTCCACGGGGAAGGCGGTGTCCGTCTCTGAAAGCTGTGGGAAGAAGTACTCTGGATCGAAGAGAAGTTTTGATTTTGACACCGAGAGTGGTGGGCTTGAGGGGAATGGTGCTTCTGTAGATGGAGATGAGCGTGATGGTGTGGCAGGCCCGGGGAGTGAGGGACGTCGCCACCACCGCAACCGGAGCCGTCAGCCTAGTGGCCGGCGGAGGACACCAAGTAGGGAGAGGGAAAGGCGGGTGAGCCGGTCTCCTGGTCGGAGATCTGAATCTCCTGCTCCTACCGGGGGGCCTAGTTCATGCCCTGCCATTTCTGGTTCCAAGCCGGCCAAGATGGTCTCTGTGCCCGCCACTGATAAGAGTGGTAATGGATGTGCTGCTGAGCCGGATTTAGCTATGGCCGTTAAAAGGATCCAAGTGAAGAGAAATGCTTGTGGGGATGGGGCTGTGGCTTCGAGAACCGCATCATCTCCTCGTACTCAATCCCCTGCAAgaacaaaggcttcaaacgagaATCAGAATGTGAATACCGGACAAGTCCAGCAGCCATTGCCACTCAGCAGAAGCAATTCGAGGAAGGCGGAAATATCTCCTTACAGGAGAAATCCTCTTGGTGAGATTGACACCAACATCATACCGCAG ACTCCTCAGCGGAAGCAAAATGCTGACAACCAAACGAATTCAAACTGCAAAACCAAAAACGAAACACAGGTGAATGTGATTTCTTCCGCAACTGAAGGTCATCAACCTTTCCAATCGGTGATTAGAAGCAGATCGTCTCGTTTATCCAGAGAACTAGACATCAACCCCGAAACGCTATCAAATCCTGTTGTAACATCCTACACTTCACTATTGCTCGAAGACATCCAAAATTTCCACCAAAAGAATGCCCCTCCAGTGGCCTTTTCACTCCCTCCCTGTGTGACTAAAGCCTGCTCTATTCTTGAGGCAGTTGCTGATCTCAACTCCACCACCAGTTCCACCTTCTCCAGTACATTCTCTGAGGATCGACAAAAAAATCCTGCGTCCGAGCGATTCGGTAAAACCAATGAAACCAACAAGCCTATTTCACGAGGGAGCCCTCTCATGGAATCTGAGGTGATGGTTAATGATGACTTGATGGATCCTACATTTCATAAATATGTGACAGTAGGCAGAGGTGCAGTAGATGTCGATGAATTTGATGAGCAAGAATCCTCGGGCAGCAACAGCTTTATGGGTGGTCAGCAAAACTGGATATCTCCTTCTAGTTGGGAGCCTAATTCGGTTGACTCTACTGATCGTTGCGCATCTTCAAGGTCCGTTAAGAGACAGCATGAAGCGAGGCATGTCGCGTCTGATTCTGGAAAAGGAACAAGCTCGAAGAAGAGGGAGTTTGATAATCAACGGCCTGGGATTGGCCGTGGAAGGATCGGATCAAGAGGAGCTCAAAAGGCAGCAGCAGCAGCTGCAACCTAA
- the LOC140890873 gene encoding uncharacterized protein: protein MAGVELLPKEYGYVVFVVVLYSFLNFWMASQVGRARKKYKVFYPTMYATEAENKDAKIFNCVQRGHQNSLEMMPVFFMLLILGGIKHPVICAALGVAYSVSRFYYFKGYSTGDPQKRLSIGKYGYLAVLGLMICTISCGVHLLTA, encoded by the exons ATGGCTGGAGTTGAATTACTGCCAAAAGAATACGGCTATGTGGTTTTTGTTGTAGTTCTCTACTCTTTTCTCAATTTCTGGATGGCCTCCCAAGTTGGCAGAGCCCGAAAGAA GTATAAAGTGTTCTATCCTACGATGTATGCCACAGAAGCTGAAAACAAAGATGCTAAGATCTTTAACTGTGTTCag AGGGGACACCAGAATTCCTTGGAAATGATGCCAGTGTTTTTCATGTTGTTGATATTGGGAGGGATCAAACATCCTGTGATTTGTGCAGCGCTCGGGGTTGCTTACAGTGTTTCTCGCTTTTACTATTTCAAAGGCTATTCCACAGGAGATCCACAAAAACGTCTTTCAATTGG GAAATACGGGTATTTGGCTGTGCTGGGGCTTATGATTTGCACAATTTCGTGTGGCGTGCATTTACTCACCGCATGA
- the LOC140888724 gene encoding uncharacterized protein codes for MTKNAIKEKEDKGQGLIELVFSWSIADIMNKDLYRNKVNRIPETFLSADHYLKSFVYPLIEETHADLRSNFTTLSRAPACEVFDVKKHKDFKPPKKLFYELIWKSGPGLYEPEFGDLMALTDVKPKCIDDLNRPKRSYLVALVQGKNEDSVKIQVVSSKPIFFEKEVEEKGNKEDKLFIVHLTNLTTNMRIWKALHADRHGGNMSMINSVLRVAPSLIGDCDICSSNGVGRGCSHSIDSMGLGDSQKAAVLNCVTTTKCLHQNTVKLIWGPPGTGKTKTISVLVASLLRMKCRTLTCAPTNVAVLGVAKRLMSLLSGTLKYDTYGLGDIVLFGNKKRMNIIDQDDLYDIFLDHRVFVLANCFAPLTGWKGSIESMIGLLEDPEGQYERYQAKEMEKDKDGSNTDEDQEEINEDENEIKHEIWNETPKKNFWKKLITSELKETEKKSEEKKLPHSSGLPTGGEKEDEMDGTEGDGLLTFEEFFAKRFNTLRWQLVHCIIGLYTHMPTSCLPVELVNDMNSIQVTSESKVMHGIRHECLVVMKNLAATFSVPNFFEYGAIRNFCLQNACLVFCTASSSAKLHTEGMAPIQLVIIDEAAQLKECESSIPLLLPGLRHAILVGDEKQLPAMVQSKICERAVFGRSLFERLVILGQGKHLLNVQYRMHPSISLFPNMEFYDKQLIDGGNVLQRSYARSYLKGNMFGSFSFIDVKNGRETFDDKHSRKNMVEVSVLAEILSQLYRESIASKKKVRVGCISPYKAQVAAIQKRLGNSYSTNADDEFSVNVRSVDGFQGGEEDVIIISTVRCNGNGSVGFLSNCQRANVALTRAKFCLWVLGNGATLLNSGSVWKKLVLDAKRRGYFYNAYDNTSLALAISNALIELGQLNSLFDMHSVLFKSSKWKVHFSAEFQDSMKKLQNTGIHEEMVSLVVKLSNGWRKTSKDKTFDDMDGISSQLMQVYQVKGPLKLIWTIDIIQENPMATQVIKIWDVMPQTEIPKLAKKLDLVMGNYTLNHMNRCLCKRVEGEFTHPMTWPMDADFGSSTANHDLANRLSKINLREH; via the exons ATGACGAAGAATGCGATTAAGGAAAAGGAAGATAAAGGACAAGGGTTGATCGAGCTTGTTTTTTCTTGGTCAATAGCAGATATTATGAACAAAGATCTTTACAGGAATAAG GTTAATCGAATCCCGGAAACGTTCTTATCAGCAGATCACTACTTGAAGTCATTTGTGTATCCACTTATAGAAGAAACGCATGCAGATTTGCGCTCGAATTTTACGACTCTGAGTCGTGCACCagcttgtgaagtttttgatgtcAAAAAACATAAAGATTTCAAACCTCCCAAGAAACTGTTTTATGAGTTGATATGGAAATCAGGTCCAGGATTGTATGAACCTGAGTTTGGAGATTTAATGGCCTTAACAGACGTAAAACCGAAATGTATCGATGACTTAAATAGGCCTAAAAGGTCATATCTTGTTGCTTTAGTTCAAGGCAAGAATGAAGATTCGGTTAAGATCCAAGTTGTATCTTCCAAACCTATATTTTTTGAGAAAGAAGTCGAGGAAAAGGGAAACAAGGAGGATAAACTTTTTATTGTTCATCTCACAAACTTGACGACAAACATGCGGATATGGAAAGCTTTACATGCTGACAGGCATGGAGGAAATATGAGCATGATCAACTCTGTGCTTAGAGTTGCTCCATCT TTGATAGGAGATTGTGATATTTGTTCTTCGAACGGAGTAGGGCGAGGGTGCTCTCACTCTATCGACTCTATGGGACTTGGGGACTCCCAAAAGGCTGCTGTTTTGAATTGTGTTACCACCACAAAATGTCTGCATCAAAATACTGTTAAGCTGATATGGGGTCCCCCAGGAACTGGAAAAACTAAAACAATTTCTGTTTTAGTAGCTTCCCTTTTGAGGATGAAATGTAGGACATTGACTTGTGCTCCAACAAATGTTGCCGTTCTAGGGGTTGCAAAACGTTTGATGAGTTTGCTAAGCGGGACACTAAAATACGATACTTATGGACTGGGTGATATAGTTCTGTTCGGCAATAAGAAGAGAATGAATATTATTGATCAAGATGACCTTTATGATATATTTCTTGATCACCGTGTTTTCGTTCTAGCTAATTGTTTTGCGCCTCTCACGGGATGGAAAGGTAGTATAGAATCAATGATAGGCCTGCTTGAAGACCCCGAAGGCCAGTATGAACGATACCAAGCAAAAGAGATGGAGAAAGATAAGGATGGGTCCAATACTGATGAGGATCAGGAGGAGATTAATGAGGATGAAAATGAAATAAAGCATGAAATTTGGAATGAAACACCAAAAAAAAACTTCTGGAAGAAGTTAATCACTAGTGAGCTAAAGGAGACAGAGAAAAAATCAGAGGAAAAGAAGCTGCCTCATTCAAGTGGCCTACCCACGGGTGGTGAAAAGGAGGACGAAATGGACGGAACAGAAGGGGATGGTTTGTTGACATTTGAGGAATTTTTCGCGAAAAGATTCAACACTTTAAGATGGCAACTAGTGCATTGCATAATAGGGCTATACACCCATATGCCTACTTCATGTCTTCCAGTTGAATTAGTAAATGACATGAATAGT ATTCAAGTCACCAGTGAAAGCAAAGTGATGCATGGGATCAGGCATGAGTGTCTGGTAGTAATGAAAAACCTAGCTGCAACTTTTTCGGTCCCAAATTTCTTTGAATATGGTGCAATTCGGAACTTTTGTTTACAAAATGCTTGTTTAgttttctgcactgcctcaagtTCAGCCAAATTGCACACAGAAGGGATGGCGCCGATTCAGCTGGTGATTATTGATGAAGCTGCACAGCTCAAAGAATGTGAATCCTCTATTCCCTTACTGCTACCCGGTCTCCGACATGCTATTCTTGTTGGGGATGAGAAACAACTTCCAGCAATGGTTCAAAGCAAG ATTTGCGAGAGAGCTGTGTTTGGAAGGAGTTTGTTCGAGAGACTTGTGATTTTGGGACAAGGCAAGCACCTTCTCAACGTGCAGTATAGGATGCATCCTTCTATTAGCTTGTTTCCAAATATGGAGTTCTATGACAAACAACTAATCGATGGAGGAAACGTCTTACAAAGATCTTATGCTCGGTCGTACCTCAAAGGAAACATGTTTGGCTCTTTCTCCTTCATAGATGTGAAAAATGGAAGGGAAACTTTTGATGATAAGCATAGCCGCAAAAATATGGTGGAGGTCTCCGTTTTGGCTGAGATTTTGTCCCAACTTTATAGGG AATCAATTGCATCAAAGAAAAAAGTGCGTGTTGGTTGCATATCACCATACAAGGCTCAAGTTGCCGCGATTCAAAAAAGACTAGGAAACAGTTACAGCACGAATGCAGATGACGAATTTTCGGTCAATGTGAGATCTGTTGATGGTTTTCAGGGTGGCGAAGAAGACGTTATAATAATCTCCACTGTTCGGTGCAATGGGAATGGATCTGTGGGGTTTCTATCGAATTGCCAAAGAGCCAATGTAGCATTGACCCGAGCCAA GTTCTGCCTCTGGGTATTAGGGAATGGTGCCACTTTGTTAAACAGTGGCTCTGTTTGGAAAAAGTTGGTCCTTGACGCCAAACGCCGCGGTTACTTTTACAATGCATATGATAACACGAGCTTGGCTCTTGCAATTAGCAATGCTTTGATTGAGCTTGGCCAGCTGAATTCACTATTTGATATGCATTCCGTTCTCTTCAAATCGTCGAAGTGGAAG GTTCATTTCAGCGCTGAATTCCAAGATTCCATGAAAAAACTTCAGAATACAGGGATCCATGAAGAAATGGTCTCTCTGGTGGTGAAGCTGTCAAATGGCTGGCGCAAAACGAGCAAAGACAAAACTTTTGACGACATGGATGGAATTTCTTCACAGTTAATGCAGGTTTATCAAGTGAAGGGGCCATTAAAACTGATATGGACCATAGACATCATTCAGGAAAATCCAATGGCTACTCAAGTCATCAAAATATGGGATGTTATGCCACAAACCGAGATACCAAAACTGGCGAAGAAACTCGATCTTGTGATGGGAAACTACACTCTGAATCATATGAACCGTTGCCTCTGCAAGAGGGTTGAAGG GGAGTTTACGCATCCGATGACATGGCCTATGGATGCAGACTTTGGAAGCTCTACTGCAAATCATGATTTAGCCAACAGACTATCAAAGATAAATCTTAGGGAGCATTGA